The window CCCTGTTTTAATTGGCTATATATTTGATACCATTCCCCAGATTAATATAAATCTGGGTTTTGTGTTTTTCTCCCTCCAAATAAAGAGCGTTATCAACAATATTATTTATCCTTTCCCATAGTTCTTGGACTATGGTCGTGATTTTTATCATTGGCTTCGATCTACATGTGATCCACCATTTTAAGAAACCCTTTGTGGATTAGCTTCATCTCTGATACGGTGAGATGTAGATGTTATGCCCGTGGATGAAATTCTTTATGTACTTGATGTAACAAGGATCGATCTACATGGGTATAGATTTCGGTGGTATTAATAGAGGCATGGCCGAGCATCTCCTGTACGGCCCGCAAGTTCGCTCTGCCTTCTAACAGATACGGCCAGAGTAGCGAAAATATGTAGATTGATGGAGTGAGGTTGGAATGTATCGCTCCTAACAGTTAGTAGTTAGCTGTCATTCTATTAATTCATTTGTCCGCAGATGATGTATCGTCTTTACGGTTTTTTTATTTGGCCCCATTCTGCTAATTGTTACGCATAATGCCATGTAATAAGCTTGATAGTATGATAACTATTGCAGATAGAATAGCTCTTCTCTGCGAAAAGATCATACTATATAACATCAAACCATTCTCAACGAATGGGATCGGGGATTTAGAAAGGAATCCCCTGGGAGGCTTACGAATTATCATCTTAAATAAAAGACTATCATTATGAGAAAACTACTACAAATGCTACTACCACTTTTGTTAATAGGCTTGGTGATTTCGTGCAGCGACAACAGCACGGGCACCGAGCCTGAACCGGAGCCTGATCCGGAATCGGAAGAAGAAGTAACCACGGGTACGCTTGAAGTTACGACCAGCACGGAAGGAGACGACCTTGACTCTGATGGCTACACCCTTACCGTTGACAATTCCGATTATTCTATTGGCACCGACGAGACGGTCACCGTGGAAGACCTTGAAGAGGGCAGCTACAATGCGGAACTTTCGGGCATTGCCGACAACTGCTCGGTGGACGGGGATAACCCGCAGAGCGTGGATATTACGGCTGAAGAGACGAGTTCTGCCAGCTTTGATGTAACCTGTGAGACGGTGCTGAAGAATCAAATCGTATTTTACAGCGACCGGGATAATGCCGACGGCGAGTTGTATGTGACTAACCCTGACGGCACCGGCCAGGAAAGGCTGACCAATAATACAAAATCTGAAGTCTTACCTGCTGTTTCTCCCGATGGTACAAAGATTGCATATTCAGATGGATTAGGTGCCGGCGCCAATATTTATGTCGCGAATGCCGATGGTTCTGATCCCACGCAATTAACTACCTCATCTGAAACAGATGCAGCCCCTCGCTGGTCGCCCGATGGCAGTCAAATCGCATTCACAACGACTCGCGACGGGGATCAAGAGGTATATATCATGAATGCGGACGGCAGTGACCAAACAAATTTGACAAACAACTCAGGCTCTGAGGATTATTTTGGCACTTGGTCGCCCGACGGTGATCGCATTGCGTTTGTAAGTGACCGGGATGCCGACAATGATCCTGAAATATATACGGTCAATACCGAAGGGACCGCCCTGAAAAAACTAACAGATAATACCGACCCAGACAATGCGCCGATATACAGTCCGGATGGTTCGCAAATTGCGTTTGCAAGTCAGCGGGATGGGAACAATGAGATCTATGTGATGGACACTGACGGTAGTAATCCGCAGCGGGTAACCAATAACCCAGCGCTTGATAACATTCCTTCTTGGTCGCCGGACGGGAGCCGCCTGACCTTCCATAGCGATCGGGATGGCAATGCGGAGGTTTACGTGATTAATCCCGACGGAACCGGGGCCACAAACCTTACCGTTCATTCTGATACAGATGCCCATCCCTTCTGGAGCCCGGTCGAATAGAGTCATAGCTTTTATTCCTTCGACTCGCAGTGGCTGAAAGGCTGCTGCGGGTTTTTTTTATTTGTCCTTATTTCGCTCACCGTTACGCATGTTGCTGTGTGGTATATCAAACGATACAACCTAAAATCTTTTCAATAATGTGATCAGGCATGTTACGCAATAACATTTTGAGGGGATTACTAATCATCATCTTAAATTAAAAACTATCATTATGAGAAAACTACTACGAACATTACTACCACTTTTGTTAATGGGGTTGGTCATTTCGTGCAGTGATAACAGCACGGGTACCGAGCCCGACCCTGATCCAGAACCTGAGCCCGAAGAGCCCACAACGGGGACCCTGGAAGTGACGACGAGTACCAGTGGTTCGGACGTGGATTCCGACGGGTACACTGTTACTGTGGACGGATCTGATCATTCCATAGGGACCGACGAAACGATAACGATCGAAGACCTTGAGGAGGGCAGTTACGATCCGGAACTATCGGGGATCGCCGACAACTGCTCGGTGGACGGGGATAATCCTCAGCAAGTAGATATTTCCGCGGAGAATACAACGACTACCAGTTTCGATATTAGTTGCGAGGCGGTATTAACCAAGCAGATCGTCTTTATCAGCGGACGAAATACTAATCCCGATCTGTACGTGACCAACCCGGATGGTACGGGCCAGGAGCGGATAACCAATAATGCACAAACGGAATACTATCCTTCGGTATCTCCTGACGGGACCAAAATTGCCTACACTGATCAATCAGAGGGAAATATATATGCAATTAACGCCGACGGCTCCGGTCGCACCCAACTCACCAGTTCTTCAGGGGATGACTTGTTTCCCCGCTGGTCGCCAGACGGCAGTCAGATCGTATTCACCAGCGATCGCGATGGTGATAATGAGATATATATCATGGACGCTGATGGAAGTAATCAAACTAACCTGACAAATAATTCGAGCTCGAGTGATATTGCCGGTGGATGGTCTCCCGATGGTAATCATATTGCGTTTCATAGTAATCGGGATGCCGATGGCGACTATGAGATTTATTCGGTGAATACCGAAGGGACGGCCCTGCAAAAACTAACCGATAACACTACATGGGATGGGGTACCAAACTACAGTCCGGATGGATCCCAGATTGTCTTTGTAAGTGGAAGGGATGGGAACGAAGAGATATATGTGATAAATACAGATGGAAGCAATCCCCAGCGGGTGACCAATAACTCCGGTAGTGATGTTTTTCCTTCATGGTCGCCCGACGGCAGCAAACTTACTTTTCAAAGCGATCGGGATGGAAATGAAGAAGTATATATTATTAATACTGATGGCACGGGCGCCGTCAATCTAACGGTCAACACTGCAGGGGATCTTCACCCGTTCTGGAGCCCGGTAAAATAATCTTATAATCAATGAACTTTTTAGGCCCACAGCAAATTGTTCTGCTGTGGGCTTTTTATTTGTGCTTGGCTGCAATCAAAGTGCGGTGGGCGAAGCCTACGATAGGATAGAGTTTGTTTAGGTCAGAGCGAACAATAATCAGAATCTGCCCAAGGCGAAACCAAAGGCACCTTCGGGAGGATCTTGACACATCTTATTTATCAAGCTGTAGCTGAGCATTGCGGATTTTATAGTGAATAATATACGTTAGCACAGTTATTGTAGTAATGGCCCTGTCTTATTAGGTAGGGCCATTTTTATGTAATACAGGTGTAGATCCTGTTACATATTATCGTGAGTCGGGAGACCCAAAATGTCGTGGACTTTATTTATATGGGCTCTTTCGTTCTTTCTTTACGTATTTACGATATAAGAGCAAATATGAACAAACCCTATATACAGTTATGAGAGAATTATCACGAGTGTTGACATTATTTTTGATCGCAGTTTTGCCTCTATTTATGGGATGCGAAGGCCCGGTGGGGGAACAGGGTCCACAAGGTTCTGAAGGCTCACAAGGCCCGGTAGGTCCGGCCGGCGATGACGGAAGCATGATCTATTCTGGTACGGGAGTGCCAGCAAGTAGTATCGGTAGTAGTGGTGATTACTATTTGGATACCAATACCGGTGAAATGTATGGCCCCAAAGATGATAACGGATGGGGAAATCCGATTATAGTATTGATGGGCCAAGATGGGCAAGATGGTGAAGACGGTAGTCAGATTCACGCTGGGACAGGGGCCCCTGCTTCTTCCCTGGGAGCTAATGGCGATTTTTACTTGGATAAGTCTAACTATGATATGTACGGTCCTAAAACGGATCAGGGGTGGGGATCACCGATTAACCTGAAGGGAGCCGACGGGAATGCAAATGTTACGCGGTATATTTTTCCGGGGCATGATTTTAGTACAGATCCACAATTCGTGGCTGTATTTACTGATTTAACAGAAACAGAAATGAAACAGAGTTCTTGGTCTGTATATCTGATGTATGAGACTGGAAGTAATAATCAAATATATTACTCCATTCCGGGACGTGCTCGAAATATCAGGTATTCTGTTGAGCATAATTTCGTTAATGGGAATGTTTATTTTCGTATAAATACAGAGCCCAACCAAACAGGCATACCATATGACCAAATTGAGATGATTCGTACAGAGGCGAATAACACGCAAGATAATACAAAGGTTGCAGATACCGGGATGTTAATTCCTGGTGGATTAGATACCTCCGATTACAAAGCTGTAGCCGACTATTATGGCTTCTACCAGTAAACTATTTGATTAAAAGTTAAACAGATTGGCCTGCCAGGTTTTCTGGCTTGGCAGGTTTTAGTTTATCAAAGGTTTTACTTAGTCGAAGAATACTTTTTGGCCATTTTTGGCTTATTCCAGGCTTTGTAGAGTTTTATTACATTATTTCTGGCTTGTGTAGTAAAATGATCAGACGAACCGCGTTCTTCTTTTAGCGTCTTGTATGCTTCTGTTAAATAGGGTTCCGCCTTTTGATATTCGGTGTTTTTTGTAAGGGCTTTTCCTAAGATTGATTTGCTATAGGCAATTTGCCAGCTCCTGTCATCATAGGATTTATTTTTAATTGTTATGGCTTCTTGTAATAAAGAGATCGCTTCATTTAGGTTGTTCTGAACAACGAGTAGATCTCCAAGTTCTGTAAGAATATCCGCTATTTTTCGATGATCAGAAGGTAAAGTAGCTTTAAAAATCGACAAGGATTTCCGTAAATGCTTTTCAGCTAAATGCAGTGACCCATTTTCTTTTTCAATACGTGCTAAGTTTGCGAGGTCACCAGCTACATACGGGTGTTTCTCTCCAAAATTTTTGCGATCAATGTTAAGCGCTTCTTTAAGATAAGGATGAGCTTTCTGATAGTTTTCCAGCTCGATATAAAGTCGGCTCAGGTTATTAAGACTTTCCGCAAGTTTTGGATGGAATTCTGAAAACAGTTTGCGGCGCATAGCTACTGCTTTGGTTAAATAAGGTTTGGCTTCTTGGTAACGGCCTTGTTGACCATAAAAGATGCCGATATTATTGTATGACTGGGCAATATGTCTGTTCGGGGGTTCATACAGCTTTTTATCAATCGCTAACCCTTTATGATAAAGAGAGTCTGCTTTTTTAAGTTCCCCTCGCTGATTTAATATTAAGGCAAGATCGTGATAACCCATTGCTGTACTTGGGTGGATGTCTCCATATGTATTCTTCCAAATAATCAATGCTCTTCGATAAAGGGGTTCTGCTTTTTCATAGTTACCAAGTTTTCGTAGCGCTCCGGCCCTATTATTATAAGTATGGGCAAGTTTGGGGTGGTTGGATTCATAAAGCTGTTGTTGTATCTGGAGAACAGTCTTATAAACCGAGTCAGCTTCTTCATATTTACCCCGTTGGTCAAGTATTAAGCCAAGCTCATTCAACCCATTTGAAAGAAGCTTTTTATTATTAGGATGATTGTTTCTTATGATAGAAATAGATTCACGGGTAAGCGATTCTGCTTCCGCAAAATTTCCTTTCAGTCGCTGAAAAACGACGAATGCGTCAAGACTCTGTGAATACGCGATACTTGTAGTTCCCTGATATGTTTTTCGAAGTTGGAAACTTTTCTGTAGCAGGGGATTGGCTTTATCAAATTGTCCAATCTCGGTATATGCTCGTCCCATTACTTCAAGCAGCTGAGCTTGCACTTCCGGTTGATTTTCGAGCTGATCAATACGTTTTTCTCCTCGTTTTAAGAACGTGGCAGCGGTAACAGTATCCCGGGGATTATAATTGGGATTACTGGCCCGGAACATATCCGTAAGAAAATTGCTCACTTCTTGGGCTTTTTGAGCTTCCAATTGGGCCTTATTTCTTTCTTGAGCAATTTGCCAAGTATAGAAGGCTGTAAGTCCGACTATCATCAACAAAAACCCTGCTGCTACGGAAAGCCTGGTTTTATGACGCCTCCAAAATTTGGATGCATTATAGCGGAATGTATCTTTCCGGGCAATGATTGGTAGATTGGCTTTACGCCTGTTAAGGTCTTCCAGCAGTTGTTCGGCAGAGCTATAACGATGGCCTGGTTCTTTACGCAGGGCTTTTATCACAATGGCATCGAGGTCACCTTTCAGTAGATTAAATAACTTAGCTTCAGTGGTATTACGGTCATTAGCAATTTGTTGCTTTCCACTCGTAGACAGCTTCGTATATTTATCGGAAGGTTTTTGGGGGCGCTTTTTCCGCACCTGCTTTTCAAATTCCATCAAATTTTTACCATCCATCTCAAATGGATGAATACCGGCCAATAGCTCAAATAACAAGATTCCGAGCACATAGGAATCGGTAGCTGTAGTTACGGGTTGACCTTCTAACTGTTCGGGGGCCGAATATCCTATTGTTAGCATGCGAGCCCCAGTGCGAGTTTGAAAGTTTAGTCCCTCCGTACTTTCGGCTTCTATAAGTTTTGCAATACCAAAATCCAGAACTTTTACCTTTCCTTCTTTATTAATCAATATATTAGAAGGCTTTAGATCGCGATGAATAATGGCATTTTGATGGGCATGTTGAACAGCAAAGCACACCTGTTCAAACAGTTTTAACCGTTCTTCAATGGGTAGATTATGTTGGTTACAGTATTCCAGTAGGGGAGTACCATCGACATATTCCATGACCAAGTAGGGCAAGCCCTCTTCCGTAAGGCCTCCATCCAGTAGGCGAGCAACGTTCGGATGTTCCAGATTTGCTAAGATATTTCGTTCCCGTTTAAACCGGGCAATATTGGAAGGGGTATCCATGCCACGCCGTAATATCTTAATGGCTACTTCTTTTTTATAGGCTTCATCGGCGCGTTTACCTTTAAAAACAGATCCCATTCCGCCATGGTCAATAAGTTCATCAAGGTGGTAATTACCTACTTGTTGGCCAACCATGGAGGAGGCAGTGGGGGTATCTGCCTCTGATGATTCATCAACAATACTATCGATATAGGTACCAGGAGTTGCTAGAAAATCTTCCGTTTCTGATTGTTCAATAGCGGCAAGAAGTTGGGTTACATGCCGCTTTAGTTTTTTATCATTTTTACAACTTTCCTCGATGTAAGTGGCTCTCTCTTTTTCGTCAAGTTCAAGAGCTGTATCAACAATTTTGTTGACTTTTTCCCATTGATGTTGCTCCATAAAAGTAGTGAAGCCTTTTAAAATTACCCTTTTAATTCTTTATAAAGCCATCCTCGCGCTTTTGCCCAGTCTCTTTTAACCGTTCGTTCTGATATGCCCAGAGCTTCTGCTGTGGCGGATACCGTCATTTGTCCAAAAAAACGGAGTATCACAATGTCAGCCATTCGCTGGTCAAGTTCTGCCAACTTATTCAGTTCATTATCAAGATTGATTAGCTCTTCAGTTTTGTGCCGTTGTTTGAGAAGTTCATCAATATATGTCACGTCTTTTTTATCACCCCCACGCTTTTCCGCTTTCTTTTTTCGGGCATGGTCAATCAGAATTTGCCTCATACAACGTGCAGAAATTGCCATAAAATGATTTTTATCACGGGCTTTGATCTTTGTTTGATCGATCATTTTAAGGTAAACCTCATGCACCAGTTCAGTTTCGCTTAAGGTAATCTCATCATTCTCTCGCTGGAGTTTGGAGTAGGCAAGTCGTTTAAGCTCCTCATAAATAAGTGGAAAAAGCTCATTATACGCATCATCACCGGCAGTTCGCAAGTCTATTAACAGTTGGGTAATATTCTTTTGTGCCACGAAGGTAGAGCTGAAAAGGTTGTAAATGATATTCTTACACAAATGTTTACTTTATGCAATAAACAGAAGTGTAAGAAACTTCTCCACTCATAATGATTATAACAGCACTCGTATAGTTCTACTATTTTATGCCCGTGGATGAAATTCTTTATGCACCTGATGCAACAGTGATCGATCTACATGGGTATAGATTTCGGTGGTGTTGATAGAGGCATGGCCCAGCATCTCTTGTACAGCCCGCAGGTCGGCTCCACCTTCCAAAAGATGAGTAGCAAAAGAGTGGCGAAAAATATGGGGATACACATTCTTTTCGATGCCTGCTCGCTCGGCGGCGTCATTAACAATATTCCAGATACTCATCCGTGACAGGGGATTGCCACGTTGACTCAAAAACACTTTGTTCTCGGCCTTTTGGGGATTCTTGTCACTTTGAAATTTAGGACGAACAATCTCAATATAGTGTTCTAAGGCAGATTGAGCCACTTCGCCAACTGGCACTAAACGTTCTTTATTTCCTTTACCGAGCACTCGAATAAATCCAATTTCAAATATAAGGTTATCAACTTCGAGGCCCGTAAGTTCGCTGACACGCATTCCTGTAGCGTAGAGCGTTTCTAAGATGGCGGCATTCCGAATACCGGCATCTGTTTCTCGGTTTGGAATGTCTAAGATCGAAGCAACTTCATCGGGATTTAAAACCTCGGGCAGGTTCTTAGTTTGTTTAGGTAAGTCAATGAGTTCTGCGGGATTGGCCTCGGCCATGCCTTCAACAACGGCAAATTCATGAAATCCCCGGATGCTTGAAATATTGCGAGCAACAGAACTCACCGATAAATCCAAGGCTGTTAGTTCTTCCAGGTAATCTTCAATGTGTCGTAGCTCAACACCTGCCAGATCAGAAATTTGTAAATCATTGGCAATAAATCGCAGGTATCGTTCCAGATCATTCTCGTACGATACAACGGAGTTTTCAGAAAGACTTTTCTCCAGCTTTACAAACTGGAGGTACCGCTTTAGTTCTTGCTGAAACTTCATGATAACGGCTTAGGAATTATAGTATTCGTCAACCCGCGGCGGTTTTTTGGGAGAATCAGGATGGTCAGGCATTTCTTCAGATTCCTTAAATTCCTCAATCTGTTTTTTCTTCTCCTCTCGATCTTCCTGTTCTGATTCTGTCTCATCATCGGGATATTCAACACGGCTGTGGTAGATTCCCACTAAAATGTTCAGAAAGGTCTCTTTTATCGTGCGTATATCCTGGAAGGTAAGTGGAGTTTTGCTAAGTTGTCCTTCGTTCACCCGGTCATCGACCATCTTATCAATGAGGTTTTCCAACTTTTGGTAGTTGGGATCTTTCATAGCCCGAGATGATGCCTCGATACAATCAGCAAGAAGCAAAATACCTGTTTCTTTGGTTTGAGGCAGGGGGCCATCGTATCGAAAATCTTTTTCTTTTATCTCTTTTTTGCTGGTATCGGCCTGTTCTTTAGCTTTTTCCCAGAAAAATTTAATAAGTGAATCACCGTGGTGAGTTTTAATAAAGTCGATGATAACATCGGGGAGACCGTGCTCTTCGGCCATTTTAACCCCGTTAGAAACATGAGCTTTAATAACCAATGCACTCATTCGTGGCTTTAGCTTATCATGTTCATTACTCTCGGTTTGATTTTCTGTGAAGTATCCTGGGTTTTCCATTTTGCCAATATCGTGATAGAGTCCACCAACTCGACAGAGCAATCCATTGGCACGAATAGCTCCTGCTGCTGCCTCCGCCAAGTTTGAGACTTGCAGGCTGTGATGAAAAGTTCCGGGGGCTTTGGTCATTAATTTCTTTAGAAG of the Fodinibius sp. Rm-B-1B1-1 genome contains:
- a CDS encoding DPP IV N-terminal domain-containing protein, with product MRKLLRTLLPLLLMGLVISCSDNSTGTEPDPDPEPEPEEPTTGTLEVTTSTSGSDVDSDGYTVTVDGSDHSIGTDETITIEDLEEGSYDPELSGIADNCSVDGDNPQQVDISAENTTTTSFDISCEAVLTKQIVFISGRNTNPDLYVTNPDGTGQERITNNAQTEYYPSVSPDGTKIAYTDQSEGNIYAINADGSGRTQLTSSSGDDLFPRWSPDGSQIVFTSDRDGDNEIYIMDADGSNQTNLTNNSSSSDIAGGWSPDGNHIAFHSNRDADGDYEIYSVNTEGTALQKLTDNTTWDGVPNYSPDGSQIVFVSGRDGNEEIYVINTDGSNPQRVTNNSGSDVFPSWSPDGSKLTFQSDRDGNEEVYIINTDGTGAVNLTVNTAGDLHPFWSPVK
- the xerD gene encoding site-specific tyrosine recombinase XerD, which encodes MKFQQELKRYLQFVKLEKSLSENSVVSYENDLERYLRFIANDLQISDLAGVELRHIEDYLEELTALDLSVSSVARNISSIRGFHEFAVVEGMAEANPAELIDLPKQTKNLPEVLNPDEVASILDIPNRETDAGIRNAAILETLYATGMRVSELTGLEVDNLIFEIGFIRVLGKGNKERLVPVGEVAQSALEHYIEIVRPKFQSDKNPQKAENKVFLSQRGNPLSRMSIWNIVNDAAERAGIEKNVYPHIFRHSFATHLLEGGADLRAVQEMLGHASINTTEIYTHVDRSLLHQVHKEFHPRA
- a CDS encoding ECF-type sigma factor, coding for MAQKNITQLLIDLRTAGDDAYNELFPLIYEELKRLAYSKLQRENDEITLSETELVHEVYLKMIDQTKIKARDKNHFMAISARCMRQILIDHARKKKAEKRGGDKKDVTYIDELLKQRHKTEELINLDNELNKLAELDQRMADIVILRFFGQMTVSATAEALGISERTVKRDWAKARGWLYKELKG
- a CDS encoding serine/threonine-protein kinase, with translation MEQHQWEKVNKIVDTALELDEKERATYIEESCKNDKKLKRHVTQLLAAIEQSETEDFLATPGTYIDSIVDESSEADTPTASSMVGQQVGNYHLDELIDHGGMGSVFKGKRADEAYKKEVAIKILRRGMDTPSNIARFKRERNILANLEHPNVARLLDGGLTEEGLPYLVMEYVDGTPLLEYCNQHNLPIEERLKLFEQVCFAVQHAHQNAIIHRDLKPSNILINKEGKVKVLDFGIAKLIEAESTEGLNFQTRTGARMLTIGYSAPEQLEGQPVTTATDSYVLGILLFELLAGIHPFEMDGKNLMEFEKQVRKKRPQKPSDKYTKLSTSGKQQIANDRNTTEAKLFNLLKGDLDAIVIKALRKEPGHRYSSAEQLLEDLNRRKANLPIIARKDTFRYNASKFWRRHKTRLSVAAGFLLMIVGLTAFYTWQIAQERNKAQLEAQKAQEVSNFLTDMFRASNPNYNPRDTVTAATFLKRGEKRIDQLENQPEVQAQLLEVMGRAYTEIGQFDKANPLLQKSFQLRKTYQGTTSIAYSQSLDAFVVFQRLKGNFAEAESLTRESISIIRNNHPNNKKLLSNGLNELGLILDQRGKYEEADSVYKTVLQIQQQLYESNHPKLAHTYNNRAGALRKLGNYEKAEPLYRRALIIWKNTYGDIHPSTAMGYHDLALILNQRGELKKADSLYHKGLAIDKKLYEPPNRHIAQSYNNIGIFYGQQGRYQEAKPYLTKAVAMRRKLFSEFHPKLAESLNNLSRLYIELENYQKAHPYLKEALNIDRKNFGEKHPYVAGDLANLARIEKENGSLHLAEKHLRKSLSIFKATLPSDHRKIADILTELGDLLVVQNNLNEAISLLQEAITIKNKSYDDRSWQIAYSKSILGKALTKNTEYQKAEPYLTEAYKTLKEERGSSDHFTTQARNNVIKLYKAWNKPKMAKKYSSTK
- a CDS encoding DPP IV N-terminal domain-containing protein gives rise to the protein MRKLLQMLLPLLLIGLVISCSDNSTGTEPEPEPDPESEEEVTTGTLEVTTSTEGDDLDSDGYTLTVDNSDYSIGTDETVTVEDLEEGSYNAELSGIADNCSVDGDNPQSVDITAEETSSASFDVTCETVLKNQIVFYSDRDNADGELYVTNPDGTGQERLTNNTKSEVLPAVSPDGTKIAYSDGLGAGANIYVANADGSDPTQLTTSSETDAAPRWSPDGSQIAFTTTRDGDQEVYIMNADGSDQTNLTNNSGSEDYFGTWSPDGDRIAFVSDRDADNDPEIYTVNTEGTALKKLTDNTDPDNAPIYSPDGSQIAFASQRDGNNEIYVMDTDGSNPQRVTNNPALDNIPSWSPDGSRLTFHSDRDGNAEVYVINPDGTGATNLTVHSDTDAHPFWSPVE